In one window of Neofelis nebulosa isolate mNeoNeb1 chromosome 15, mNeoNeb1.pri, whole genome shotgun sequence DNA:
- the CLK2 gene encoding dual specificity protein kinase CLK2 isoform X1, producing the protein MPHPRRYHSSERGSRGSYHEHYQSRKHKRRRSRSWSSSSDRTRRRRREDSYHVRSRSSYDDRSSDRRVYDRRYCGSYRRNDYSRDRGEACYDPDYRHSYEYRREDSSYRSQRSSRRKHRRRRRRSRTFSRSSSQHSSRRAKSVEDDAEGHLIYHVGDWLQERYEIVSTLGEGTFGRVVQCVDHRRGGARVALKIIKNVEKYKEAARLEINVLEKINEKDPDNKNLCVQMFDWFDYHGHMCISFELLGLSTFDFLKDNNYLPYPIHQVRHMAFQLCQAVKFLHDNKLTHTDLKPENILFVNSDYELTYNLEKKRDERSVKSTAVRVVDFGSATFDHEHHSTIVSTRHYRAPEVILELGWSQPCDVWSIGCIIFEYYVGFTLFQTHDNREHLAMMERILGPIPSRMIRKTRKQKYFYRGRLDWDENTSAGRYVRENCKPLRRYLTSEAEEHHQLFDLIESMLEYEPAKRLTLGEALQHPFFARLRAEPPNTKLWDSSRDISR; encoded by the exons ATGCCTCATCCCCGAAGGTACCATTCCTCAGAGCGAGGCAGCCGGGGGAGTTACCACGAACACTATCAGAGCCGGAAGCATAAGAGACGAAGAAGCCGCTCCTGGTCAAGTAGCAGTGACCGGACCCGGCGGCGCCGGCGGGAGGACAGCTACCACGTCCGTTCCCGGAG CAGCTACGATGACCGTTCATCGGACCGGCGGGTGTACGACCGGCGATACTGTGGCAGCTACAGGCGCAACGATTACAGCCGGGACCGGGGAGAAGCGTGCTACGACCCGGACTACCGGCACTCCTATGAGTACCGTCGGGAGGACAGCAGTTACCGCAGCCAGCGCAGCAGCCGGAGGAAGCACAGGCGGCGGAGGCGGCGCAGCCGGACGTTCAGCCGCTCGTCTTCG CAGCACAGCAGCCGGAGAGCCAAGAGTGTAGAGGACGACGCTGAGGGCCACCTCATCTACCACGTCGGGGACTGGCTACAAGAGCGAT ATGAAATTGTCAGCACGTTGGGAGAGGGGACCTTCGGCCGGGTTGTCCAGTGTGTCGACCATCGCAG GGGTGGGGCTCGAGTCGCCCTGAAGATCATTAAGAACGTGGAAAAGTATAAGGAAGCAGCTCGACTTGAAATCAACGTCCTGGAGAAGATCAACGAGAAGGACCCTGACAATAAGAA CCTCTGTGTCCAGATGTTTGACTGGTTTGACTACCATGGCCACATGTGTATCTCCTTTGAGCTCCTGGGCCTTAGCACCTTCGATTTCCTCAAAGACAACAACTACCTGCCCTACCCCATCCACCAAGTGCGCCACATGGCCTTCCAGCTGTGCCAGGCCGTCAAGT TCCTCCATGATAACAAGCTGACACATACGGACCTCAAGCCTGAAAATATTCTGTTTGTGAATTCAGACTATGAACTCACCTACAACCTAGAGAAG AAACGAGACGAACGCAGCGTGAAGAGCACAGCTGTGCGGGTGGTGGACTTTGGTAGTGCCACCTTTGACCATGAACACCACAGTACCATCGTCTCCACTCGCCATTACCGAGCACCAGAGGTCATCCTCG AGTTGGGCTGGTCACAGCCTTGTGATGTGTGGAGCATAGGCTGCATCATCTTCGAGTACTATGTTGGCTTCACCCTGTTCCAG ACGCACGACAACAGAGAGCACCTAGCCATGATGGAAAGGATCTTGGGTCCTATCCCTTCCCGGATGATCCGGAAGACAAG GAAGCAGAAATACTTCTATCGGGGCCGCCTGGATTGGGATGAGAACACATCAGCAGGGCGCTACGTGCGAGAAAACTGCAAACCACTGCGG CGGTATCTGACCTCCGAGGCAGAGGAACACCACCAGCTCTTCGATCTGATTGAAAGCATGCTAGAGTATGAACCTGCTAAGCGGCTGACCTTGGGTGAAGCccttcagcatcctttcttcgcCCGCCTTCGGGCTGAGCCGCCCAACACCAAGTTGTGGGACTCCAGTCGGGATATCAGTCGGTGA
- the CLK2 gene encoding dual specificity protein kinase CLK2 isoform X4, with translation MPHPRRYHSSERGSRGSYHEHYQSRKHKRRRSRSWSSSSDRTRRRRREDSYHVRSRSYDDRSSDRRVYDRRYCGSYRRNDYSRDRGEACYDPDYRHSYEYRREDSSYRSQRSSRRKHRRRRRRSRTFSRSSSHSSRRAKSVEDDAEGHLIYHVGDWLQERYEIVSTLGEGTFGRVVQCVDHRRGGARVALKIIKNVEKYKEAARLEINVLEKINEKDPDNKNLCVQMFDWFDYHGHMCISFELLGLSTFDFLKDNNYLPYPIHQVRHMAFQLCQAVKFLHDNKLTHTDLKPENILFVNSDYELTYNLEKKRDERSVKSTAVRVVDFGSATFDHEHHSTIVSTRHYRAPEVILELGWSQPCDVWSIGCIIFEYYVGFTLFQTHDNREHLAMMERILGPIPSRMIRKTRKQKYFYRGRLDWDENTSAGRYVRENCKPLRRYLTSEAEEHHQLFDLIESMLEYEPAKRLTLGEALQHPFFARLRAEPPNTKLWDSSRDISR, from the exons ATGCCTCATCCCCGAAGGTACCATTCCTCAGAGCGAGGCAGCCGGGGGAGTTACCACGAACACTATCAGAGCCGGAAGCATAAGAGACGAAGAAGCCGCTCCTGGTCAAGTAGCAGTGACCGGACCCGGCGGCGCCGGCGGGAGGACAGCTACCACGTCCGTTCCCGGAG CTACGATGACCGTTCATCGGACCGGCGGGTGTACGACCGGCGATACTGTGGCAGCTACAGGCGCAACGATTACAGCCGGGACCGGGGAGAAGCGTGCTACGACCCGGACTACCGGCACTCCTATGAGTACCGTCGGGAGGACAGCAGTTACCGCAGCCAGCGCAGCAGCCGGAGGAAGCACAGGCGGCGGAGGCGGCGCAGCCGGACGTTCAGCCGCTCGTCTTCG CACAGCAGCCGGAGAGCCAAGAGTGTAGAGGACGACGCTGAGGGCCACCTCATCTACCACGTCGGGGACTGGCTACAAGAGCGAT ATGAAATTGTCAGCACGTTGGGAGAGGGGACCTTCGGCCGGGTTGTCCAGTGTGTCGACCATCGCAG GGGTGGGGCTCGAGTCGCCCTGAAGATCATTAAGAACGTGGAAAAGTATAAGGAAGCAGCTCGACTTGAAATCAACGTCCTGGAGAAGATCAACGAGAAGGACCCTGACAATAAGAA CCTCTGTGTCCAGATGTTTGACTGGTTTGACTACCATGGCCACATGTGTATCTCCTTTGAGCTCCTGGGCCTTAGCACCTTCGATTTCCTCAAAGACAACAACTACCTGCCCTACCCCATCCACCAAGTGCGCCACATGGCCTTCCAGCTGTGCCAGGCCGTCAAGT TCCTCCATGATAACAAGCTGACACATACGGACCTCAAGCCTGAAAATATTCTGTTTGTGAATTCAGACTATGAACTCACCTACAACCTAGAGAAG AAACGAGACGAACGCAGCGTGAAGAGCACAGCTGTGCGGGTGGTGGACTTTGGTAGTGCCACCTTTGACCATGAACACCACAGTACCATCGTCTCCACTCGCCATTACCGAGCACCAGAGGTCATCCTCG AGTTGGGCTGGTCACAGCCTTGTGATGTGTGGAGCATAGGCTGCATCATCTTCGAGTACTATGTTGGCTTCACCCTGTTCCAG ACGCACGACAACAGAGAGCACCTAGCCATGATGGAAAGGATCTTGGGTCCTATCCCTTCCCGGATGATCCGGAAGACAAG GAAGCAGAAATACTTCTATCGGGGCCGCCTGGATTGGGATGAGAACACATCAGCAGGGCGCTACGTGCGAGAAAACTGCAAACCACTGCGG CGGTATCTGACCTCCGAGGCAGAGGAACACCACCAGCTCTTCGATCTGATTGAAAGCATGCTAGAGTATGAACCTGCTAAGCGGCTGACCTTGGGTGAAGCccttcagcatcctttcttcgcCCGCCTTCGGGCTGAGCCGCCCAACACCAAGTTGTGGGACTCCAGTCGGGATATCAGTCGGTGA
- the CLK2 gene encoding dual specificity protein kinase CLK2 isoform X2, which produces MPHPRRYHSSERGSRGSYHEHYQSRKHKRRRSRSWSSSSDRTRRRRREDSYHVRSRSSYDDRSSDRRVYDRRYCGSYRRNDYSRDRGEACYDPDYRHSYEYRREDSSYRSQRSSRRKHRRRRRRSRTFSRSSSHSSRRAKSVEDDAEGHLIYHVGDWLQERYEIVSTLGEGTFGRVVQCVDHRRGGARVALKIIKNVEKYKEAARLEINVLEKINEKDPDNKNLCVQMFDWFDYHGHMCISFELLGLSTFDFLKDNNYLPYPIHQVRHMAFQLCQAVKFLHDNKLTHTDLKPENILFVNSDYELTYNLEKKRDERSVKSTAVRVVDFGSATFDHEHHSTIVSTRHYRAPEVILELGWSQPCDVWSIGCIIFEYYVGFTLFQTHDNREHLAMMERILGPIPSRMIRKTRKQKYFYRGRLDWDENTSAGRYVRENCKPLRRYLTSEAEEHHQLFDLIESMLEYEPAKRLTLGEALQHPFFARLRAEPPNTKLWDSSRDISR; this is translated from the exons ATGCCTCATCCCCGAAGGTACCATTCCTCAGAGCGAGGCAGCCGGGGGAGTTACCACGAACACTATCAGAGCCGGAAGCATAAGAGACGAAGAAGCCGCTCCTGGTCAAGTAGCAGTGACCGGACCCGGCGGCGCCGGCGGGAGGACAGCTACCACGTCCGTTCCCGGAG CAGCTACGATGACCGTTCATCGGACCGGCGGGTGTACGACCGGCGATACTGTGGCAGCTACAGGCGCAACGATTACAGCCGGGACCGGGGAGAAGCGTGCTACGACCCGGACTACCGGCACTCCTATGAGTACCGTCGGGAGGACAGCAGTTACCGCAGCCAGCGCAGCAGCCGGAGGAAGCACAGGCGGCGGAGGCGGCGCAGCCGGACGTTCAGCCGCTCGTCTTCG CACAGCAGCCGGAGAGCCAAGAGTGTAGAGGACGACGCTGAGGGCCACCTCATCTACCACGTCGGGGACTGGCTACAAGAGCGAT ATGAAATTGTCAGCACGTTGGGAGAGGGGACCTTCGGCCGGGTTGTCCAGTGTGTCGACCATCGCAG GGGTGGGGCTCGAGTCGCCCTGAAGATCATTAAGAACGTGGAAAAGTATAAGGAAGCAGCTCGACTTGAAATCAACGTCCTGGAGAAGATCAACGAGAAGGACCCTGACAATAAGAA CCTCTGTGTCCAGATGTTTGACTGGTTTGACTACCATGGCCACATGTGTATCTCCTTTGAGCTCCTGGGCCTTAGCACCTTCGATTTCCTCAAAGACAACAACTACCTGCCCTACCCCATCCACCAAGTGCGCCACATGGCCTTCCAGCTGTGCCAGGCCGTCAAGT TCCTCCATGATAACAAGCTGACACATACGGACCTCAAGCCTGAAAATATTCTGTTTGTGAATTCAGACTATGAACTCACCTACAACCTAGAGAAG AAACGAGACGAACGCAGCGTGAAGAGCACAGCTGTGCGGGTGGTGGACTTTGGTAGTGCCACCTTTGACCATGAACACCACAGTACCATCGTCTCCACTCGCCATTACCGAGCACCAGAGGTCATCCTCG AGTTGGGCTGGTCACAGCCTTGTGATGTGTGGAGCATAGGCTGCATCATCTTCGAGTACTATGTTGGCTTCACCCTGTTCCAG ACGCACGACAACAGAGAGCACCTAGCCATGATGGAAAGGATCTTGGGTCCTATCCCTTCCCGGATGATCCGGAAGACAAG GAAGCAGAAATACTTCTATCGGGGCCGCCTGGATTGGGATGAGAACACATCAGCAGGGCGCTACGTGCGAGAAAACTGCAAACCACTGCGG CGGTATCTGACCTCCGAGGCAGAGGAACACCACCAGCTCTTCGATCTGATTGAAAGCATGCTAGAGTATGAACCTGCTAAGCGGCTGACCTTGGGTGAAGCccttcagcatcctttcttcgcCCGCCTTCGGGCTGAGCCGCCCAACACCAAGTTGTGGGACTCCAGTCGGGATATCAGTCGGTGA
- the CLK2 gene encoding dual specificity protein kinase CLK2 isoform X3 gives MPHPRRYHSSERGSRGSYHEHYQSRKHKRRRSRSWSSSSDRTRRRRREDSYHVRSRSYDDRSSDRRVYDRRYCGSYRRNDYSRDRGEACYDPDYRHSYEYRREDSSYRSQRSSRRKHRRRRRRSRTFSRSSSQHSSRRAKSVEDDAEGHLIYHVGDWLQERYEIVSTLGEGTFGRVVQCVDHRRGGARVALKIIKNVEKYKEAARLEINVLEKINEKDPDNKNLCVQMFDWFDYHGHMCISFELLGLSTFDFLKDNNYLPYPIHQVRHMAFQLCQAVKFLHDNKLTHTDLKPENILFVNSDYELTYNLEKKRDERSVKSTAVRVVDFGSATFDHEHHSTIVSTRHYRAPEVILELGWSQPCDVWSIGCIIFEYYVGFTLFQTHDNREHLAMMERILGPIPSRMIRKTRKQKYFYRGRLDWDENTSAGRYVRENCKPLRRYLTSEAEEHHQLFDLIESMLEYEPAKRLTLGEALQHPFFARLRAEPPNTKLWDSSRDISR, from the exons ATGCCTCATCCCCGAAGGTACCATTCCTCAGAGCGAGGCAGCCGGGGGAGTTACCACGAACACTATCAGAGCCGGAAGCATAAGAGACGAAGAAGCCGCTCCTGGTCAAGTAGCAGTGACCGGACCCGGCGGCGCCGGCGGGAGGACAGCTACCACGTCCGTTCCCGGAG CTACGATGACCGTTCATCGGACCGGCGGGTGTACGACCGGCGATACTGTGGCAGCTACAGGCGCAACGATTACAGCCGGGACCGGGGAGAAGCGTGCTACGACCCGGACTACCGGCACTCCTATGAGTACCGTCGGGAGGACAGCAGTTACCGCAGCCAGCGCAGCAGCCGGAGGAAGCACAGGCGGCGGAGGCGGCGCAGCCGGACGTTCAGCCGCTCGTCTTCG CAGCACAGCAGCCGGAGAGCCAAGAGTGTAGAGGACGACGCTGAGGGCCACCTCATCTACCACGTCGGGGACTGGCTACAAGAGCGAT ATGAAATTGTCAGCACGTTGGGAGAGGGGACCTTCGGCCGGGTTGTCCAGTGTGTCGACCATCGCAG GGGTGGGGCTCGAGTCGCCCTGAAGATCATTAAGAACGTGGAAAAGTATAAGGAAGCAGCTCGACTTGAAATCAACGTCCTGGAGAAGATCAACGAGAAGGACCCTGACAATAAGAA CCTCTGTGTCCAGATGTTTGACTGGTTTGACTACCATGGCCACATGTGTATCTCCTTTGAGCTCCTGGGCCTTAGCACCTTCGATTTCCTCAAAGACAACAACTACCTGCCCTACCCCATCCACCAAGTGCGCCACATGGCCTTCCAGCTGTGCCAGGCCGTCAAGT TCCTCCATGATAACAAGCTGACACATACGGACCTCAAGCCTGAAAATATTCTGTTTGTGAATTCAGACTATGAACTCACCTACAACCTAGAGAAG AAACGAGACGAACGCAGCGTGAAGAGCACAGCTGTGCGGGTGGTGGACTTTGGTAGTGCCACCTTTGACCATGAACACCACAGTACCATCGTCTCCACTCGCCATTACCGAGCACCAGAGGTCATCCTCG AGTTGGGCTGGTCACAGCCTTGTGATGTGTGGAGCATAGGCTGCATCATCTTCGAGTACTATGTTGGCTTCACCCTGTTCCAG ACGCACGACAACAGAGAGCACCTAGCCATGATGGAAAGGATCTTGGGTCCTATCCCTTCCCGGATGATCCGGAAGACAAG GAAGCAGAAATACTTCTATCGGGGCCGCCTGGATTGGGATGAGAACACATCAGCAGGGCGCTACGTGCGAGAAAACTGCAAACCACTGCGG CGGTATCTGACCTCCGAGGCAGAGGAACACCACCAGCTCTTCGATCTGATTGAAAGCATGCTAGAGTATGAACCTGCTAAGCGGCTGACCTTGGGTGAAGCccttcagcatcctttcttcgcCCGCCTTCGGGCTGAGCCGCCCAACACCAAGTTGTGGGACTCCAGTCGGGATATCAGTCGGTGA
- the CLK2 gene encoding dual specificity protein kinase CLK2 isoform X5 produces the protein MPHPRRYHSSERGSRGSYHEHYQSRKHKRRRSRSWSSSSDRTRRRRREDSYHVRSRSSYDDRSSDRRVYDRRYCGSYRRNDYSRDRGEACYDPDYRHSYEYRREDSSYRSQRSSRRKHRRRRRRSRTFSRSSSQHSSRRAKSVEDDAEGHLIYHVGDWLQERYEIVSTLGEGTFGRVVQCVDHRRGGARVALKIIKNVEKYKEAARLEINVLEKINEKDPDNKNLCVQMFDWFDYHGHMCISFELLGLSTFDFLKDNNYLPYPIHQVRHMAFQLCQAVKFLHDNKLTHTDLKPENILFVNSDYELTYNLEKKRDERSVKSTAVRVVDFGSATFDHEHHSTIVSTRHYRAPEVILELGWSQPCDVWSIGCIIFEYYVGFTLFQTHDNREHLAMMERILGPIPSRMIRKTRKQKYFYRGRLDWDENTSAGRYVRENCKPLRVRQKRINHL, from the exons ATGCCTCATCCCCGAAGGTACCATTCCTCAGAGCGAGGCAGCCGGGGGAGTTACCACGAACACTATCAGAGCCGGAAGCATAAGAGACGAAGAAGCCGCTCCTGGTCAAGTAGCAGTGACCGGACCCGGCGGCGCCGGCGGGAGGACAGCTACCACGTCCGTTCCCGGAG CAGCTACGATGACCGTTCATCGGACCGGCGGGTGTACGACCGGCGATACTGTGGCAGCTACAGGCGCAACGATTACAGCCGGGACCGGGGAGAAGCGTGCTACGACCCGGACTACCGGCACTCCTATGAGTACCGTCGGGAGGACAGCAGTTACCGCAGCCAGCGCAGCAGCCGGAGGAAGCACAGGCGGCGGAGGCGGCGCAGCCGGACGTTCAGCCGCTCGTCTTCG CAGCACAGCAGCCGGAGAGCCAAGAGTGTAGAGGACGACGCTGAGGGCCACCTCATCTACCACGTCGGGGACTGGCTACAAGAGCGAT ATGAAATTGTCAGCACGTTGGGAGAGGGGACCTTCGGCCGGGTTGTCCAGTGTGTCGACCATCGCAG GGGTGGGGCTCGAGTCGCCCTGAAGATCATTAAGAACGTGGAAAAGTATAAGGAAGCAGCTCGACTTGAAATCAACGTCCTGGAGAAGATCAACGAGAAGGACCCTGACAATAAGAA CCTCTGTGTCCAGATGTTTGACTGGTTTGACTACCATGGCCACATGTGTATCTCCTTTGAGCTCCTGGGCCTTAGCACCTTCGATTTCCTCAAAGACAACAACTACCTGCCCTACCCCATCCACCAAGTGCGCCACATGGCCTTCCAGCTGTGCCAGGCCGTCAAGT TCCTCCATGATAACAAGCTGACACATACGGACCTCAAGCCTGAAAATATTCTGTTTGTGAATTCAGACTATGAACTCACCTACAACCTAGAGAAG AAACGAGACGAACGCAGCGTGAAGAGCACAGCTGTGCGGGTGGTGGACTTTGGTAGTGCCACCTTTGACCATGAACACCACAGTACCATCGTCTCCACTCGCCATTACCGAGCACCAGAGGTCATCCTCG AGTTGGGCTGGTCACAGCCTTGTGATGTGTGGAGCATAGGCTGCATCATCTTCGAGTACTATGTTGGCTTCACCCTGTTCCAG ACGCACGACAACAGAGAGCACCTAGCCATGATGGAAAGGATCTTGGGTCCTATCCCTTCCCGGATGATCCGGAAGACAAG GAAGCAGAAATACTTCTATCGGGGCCGCCTGGATTGGGATGAGAACACATCAGCAGGGCGCTACGTGCGAGAAAACTGCAAACCACTGCGG GTCAGACAGAAAAGAATAAACCACCTTTGA
- the CLK2 gene encoding dual specificity protein kinase CLK2 isoform X6 yields MFDWFDYHGHMCISFELLGLSTFDFLKDNNYLPYPIHQVRHMAFQLCQAVKFLHDNKLTHTDLKPENILFVNSDYELTYNLEKKRDERSVKSTAVRVVDFGSATFDHEHHSTIVSTRHYRAPEVILELGWSQPCDVWSIGCIIFEYYVGFTLFQTHDNREHLAMMERILGPIPSRMIRKTRKQKYFYRGRLDWDENTSAGRYVRENCKPLRRYLTSEAEEHHQLFDLIESMLEYEPAKRLTLGEALQHPFFARLRAEPPNTKLWDSSRDISR; encoded by the exons ATGTTTGACTGGTTTGACTACCATGGCCACATGTGTATCTCCTTTGAGCTCCTGGGCCTTAGCACCTTCGATTTCCTCAAAGACAACAACTACCTGCCCTACCCCATCCACCAAGTGCGCCACATGGCCTTCCAGCTGTGCCAGGCCGTCAAGT TCCTCCATGATAACAAGCTGACACATACGGACCTCAAGCCTGAAAATATTCTGTTTGTGAATTCAGACTATGAACTCACCTACAACCTAGAGAAG AAACGAGACGAACGCAGCGTGAAGAGCACAGCTGTGCGGGTGGTGGACTTTGGTAGTGCCACCTTTGACCATGAACACCACAGTACCATCGTCTCCACTCGCCATTACCGAGCACCAGAGGTCATCCTCG AGTTGGGCTGGTCACAGCCTTGTGATGTGTGGAGCATAGGCTGCATCATCTTCGAGTACTATGTTGGCTTCACCCTGTTCCAG ACGCACGACAACAGAGAGCACCTAGCCATGATGGAAAGGATCTTGGGTCCTATCCCTTCCCGGATGATCCGGAAGACAAG GAAGCAGAAATACTTCTATCGGGGCCGCCTGGATTGGGATGAGAACACATCAGCAGGGCGCTACGTGCGAGAAAACTGCAAACCACTGCGG CGGTATCTGACCTCCGAGGCAGAGGAACACCACCAGCTCTTCGATCTGATTGAAAGCATGCTAGAGTATGAACCTGCTAAGCGGCTGACCTTGGGTGAAGCccttcagcatcctttcttcgcCCGCCTTCGGGCTGAGCCGCCCAACACCAAGTTGTGGGACTCCAGTCGGGATATCAGTCGGTGA